The following nucleotide sequence is from Desulfovibrio sp. ZJ209.
ATGGGCGATTACTTCACGATTTCAAGCGACTTGGCCTCGATCTTCACGTCCTTGCCGAGGTCCTTGTCCACCTTGCCCACGATGCGCACGGTGTTCTCGGGGGTCACGCTCTGGCCGGCGAAGACCTTGCGGTCGATCTCCATGCGCACTTCGCCCGTGGCGTCCTTGAAGATGAACTTGTCTTTCTTGCCCGCCACCTGCGAGACGATGTTGCCGGTGAGCACCACCGGGGCGTCATCGCCGAGGGTCAGGGCCTTGGCCACGGTGTCGGCCTGGGCGCCGCTCACCGGGCCGGAGAAGCCGCCCGCGGCCTTGTCCATGGTGGCGGACTGGGCGGGCAGGGCAAAGGCAAGGGGCGCCGCCAGCGCGGCGAGGATGGCGAGGGTACGCAGGTATTTCATGGATGACCTCCTGTGGATGCAGGTTAAGGGCTGAAGCGCCTGCTGGCGCTTCTCGTGCCTTTTTCTACCTTGTTTCGCCCCATGAGTAAAGCGCCGGCGCCGGGAAGTCCCGGTTCCGGCGCTCGAGGGGAAAGGTATCGCCGAAGCTGCCTCAGCCCCGCGCATAGGCGC
It contains:
- a CDS encoding NirD/YgiW/YdeI family stress tolerance protein, whose translation is MKYLRTLAILAALAAPLAFALPAQSATMDKAAGGFSGPVSGAQADTVAKALTLGDDAPVVLTGNIVSQVAGKKDKFIFKDATGEVRMEIDRKVFAGQSVTPENTVRIVGKVDKDLGKDVKIEAKSLEIVK